A window of the Lactuca sativa cultivar Salinas chromosome 5, Lsat_Salinas_v11, whole genome shotgun sequence genome harbors these coding sequences:
- the LOC111897419 gene encoding pectinesterase 1: protein MEESVNFVKGYGKVNPSDDETTAVPCQSPSPKRRKTVAAVITLGLFAIIVGSIVGAAEVHHRRTKSPEPQSSSVKAVASIKAVCAVTQHPESCFTDVSTIDSGNFFDPEVIFNFTLRLAINELTNISSLPKTLISKSHDLRTGSALRDCATLFDDALSQLSRSVEAMRVGPVGGEKLLTEEKVADMKTWISAAMTDQETCVDGLEEMGSTAVDEVKSRMQRSNEYMSNSLAILANIETILDQFGLRLH from the coding sequence ATGGAAGAATCTGTCAATTTCGTCAAAGGATACGGCAAAGTTAACCCCTCCGACGACGAAACAACTGCCGTTCCATGCCAATCTCCCTCACCGAAACGCCGTAAAACCGTCGCTGCCGTCATTACTCTAGGCCTCTTCGCAATCATTGTCGGATCAATAGTTGGAGCTGCGGAGGTTCATCATCGGCGCACCAAATCACCGGAGCCCCAATCTTCTTCAGTCAAGGCGGTAGCTTCCATCAAAGCCGTGTGCGCGGTAACGCAACATCCGGAGTCATGTTTCACCGACGTTTCCACTATCGATTCCGGTAACTTTTTCGATCCGGAGGTGATTTTCAACTTCACGCTCCGGCTCGCGATCAACGAGCTCACGAACATCTCGTCGttgcctaaaaccctaatttcgaagtCGCACGATCTACGAACCGGTTCTGCGTTGCGAGACTGTGCGACTCTGTTCGATGACGCGTTGAGTCAACTCAGTCGGTCGGTGGAGGCTATGCGTGTGGGGCCTGTCGGCGGGGAGAAGTTGTTGACGGAGGAGAAAGTGGCGGATATGAAGACGTGGATTAGCGCTGCGATGACGGATCAGGAGACGTGTGTGGATGGATTGGAGGAGATGGGATCGACGGCGGTGGATGAAGTGAAGTCGAGGATGCAGAGATCGAACGAGTACATGAGTAACAGCTTAGCAATACTCGCTAATATTGAAACCATACTTGACCAGTTTGGGCTTCGTCTGCATTGA